Proteins from a genomic interval of Xiphias gladius isolate SHS-SW01 ecotype Sanya breed wild chromosome 23, ASM1685928v1, whole genome shotgun sequence:
- the LOC120785816 gene encoding E3 ubiquitin-protein ligase XIAP: MCDLRQDSNLETDHFVDFSLMNSRLDSFRGTSLAQQVPAERLARAGFYFTGHADRVRCFSCQKTVENWSRGDTPVERHKEVSPLCRFLSCTHRTSFNPSSDTTLTNGSIYSEEAEDLEYRLRTGEVVDESTYPMAPHMRSEEARLQTFSSWPSTAPVRPQDLAQAGLYYLGESDRVQCFCCGGMLGGWEAGDTAWGEHTKHFPYCFFILGHDVGNIPFQGGTEEQECSSRQHGNTHVPMGSFEERLGSFAGVQHPIDHERLARAGFYSTGTGDRVLCFHCGGGLKGWQPEEDPWEEHAKHYPGCSFLLAEKGQEFVCNIQLQDPQRNRATSSHQNGFSGDMNGVLRSVMAQKALGMGLKPCVVEKTILEKISRTGSGYSSLEALIEDCLNYTPESDTAKTEKQDEDPLEKLMELQREKQCKICLDRDICVVFIPCGHLVTCEECSKSLIKCPICCGAISQKLKTYIS; the protein is encoded by the exons ATGTGTGATCTCAGACAAGACAGCAATTTGGAGACAGATCACTTCGTTGATTTTTCCCTGATGAACAGTCGCCTGGACTCGTTCCGTGGCACCAGCCTGGCGCAGCAGGTGCCAGCAGAAAGACTGGCCCGGGCCGGCTTCTATTTTACCGGCCATGCCGACCGTGTCCGCTGTTTCAGCTGTCAGAAGACTGTGGAAAACTGGAGCAGGGGAGACACTCCCGtagagagacacaaagag GTTTCTCCATTGTGCAGGTTTCTCAGCTGCACCCACCGTACCAGTTTTAACCCGAGTTCTGATACCACACTGACTAATGGTTCCATCTACAGTGAAGAAGCAGAAGATCTGGAATATCGCTTGAGAACAGGGGAGGTGGTTGATGAGTCCACCTACCCTATGGCTCCTCACATGAGGAGTGAGGAGGCCCGGCTTCAGACCTTCTCTTCCTGGCCATCAACTGCACCTGTGAGACCCCAGGATCTGGCCCAAGCCGGCCTCTACTACTTGGGGGAGAGCGACCGGGTGCAATGTTTCTGCTGTGGGGGCATGCTCGGTGGCTGGGAAGCAGGGGACACTGCCTGGGGAgaacatacaaaacattttccctatTGCTTCTTCATTCTCGGGCACGATGTGGGCAACATCCCATTCCAGGGGGGTACAGAGGAGCAGGAGTGCAGCAGTAGACAACACGGAAACACTCACGTGCCTATGGGCAGTTTTGAGGAGAGGCTTGGTAGTTTTGCAGGTGTCCAGCACCCTATTGACCACGAGAGACTTGCCAGAGCTGGCTTCTACAGCACAG GGACAGGAGACAGGGTCTTGTGCTTCCACTGTGGTGGAGGTTTGAAAGGCTGGCAGCCTGAGGAAGACCCTTGGGAAGAACATGCCAAACACTACCCTGG ATGCAGCTTCCTGTTAGCAGAAAAAGGACAAGAATTTGTCTGCAACATCCAACTGCAAGACCCACAACGAAATAGAGCT ACTTCAAGTCATCAGAATGGATTTTCAGGAGATATGaatg GGGTACTGCGGTCTGTCATGGCTCAGAAGGCTTTAGGGATGGGTCTAAAGCCCTGTGTGGTGGAAAAGACCATCTTGGAGAAGATCAGTAGGACAGGCTCAGGCTACTCCAGCCTGGAAGCACTTATAGAGGATTGCCTTAACTACACACCAGAGAGCGATACTGCCAAGACAGAGAAGCAAG atGAAGACCCACTGGAGAAACTAATGGAGTTGCAGAGGgaaaaacagtgtaaaatatGTTTGGACAGAGATATTTGTGTTGTCTTCATCCCATGTGGTCATCTGGTCACTTGTGAGGAGTGTTCAAAGTCACTCATCAAGTGTCCAATCTGCTGTGGAGCCATATCACAGAAGCTCAAGACCTATATCTCTTAA